A region of uncultured Desulfobacter sp. DNA encodes the following proteins:
- a CDS encoding PAS domain S-box protein codes for MTTASIQNTAQLRRRLLGLCVLLICGVGLAAGLLGLLPLNNRLSAQALSELEHQLDLQRLIVEGYHQHLVGLGLQVGSRTQIRKALMQYNQGEIDLDKLVSFSTPKLADALRQAPELLGMVRLDRQGRPVIRLGKPLEEGMWPSAGSDPQQVVSGRSGVDDQGTKFLALRIPIVDDKKQVHGTDLFMCNLASLRKRLAEVSGRLGSSTRILTRSPDGWQSLLIPAGTEDGLAAAVDAGTVAVPKAGEERCSSWWSRADGKQEFVVLVCLMPADWLLAVGQDKETLMGAANRILIWVGIAYAALLLLGISGVVLLLRPLTGHLLVHQKELERLVDEQAHALMQSDENLREKTLFLDNIVNTIPDLIWLKDPEGVYLTCNPEFELFYGAAEKDILGKTDYDFVSGELAAFFRKKDQEAITAGRISINEEEVVYRSDGRHVTLETRKVPVFDANGSVLGVLGIGRNITERKRMEAQLLSSENRLRDILNSTSDWIWEVDAKGCYTFCSEGIQRVLKYRPEEMLGRTPFDLMPSEEQGRGRTAFLELVEQKAPLVDLENWNVAKNGRRVCLVTNGVPLLDDQGDLLGYRGADRDITVQKMLQIQVQERTEELERSNRELEQFAYAASHDLQEPLRMVASYVKLLARRYKGKLDADADDFINYAADGAERMQRMINDLLAYSRITTKGQEPELVDSTNCLKTALANLSLSIEEAGADVTNSDLPQVLADENQINQLFQNLVGNALKFSKPGEIPRIHVDAIQQDKELLFSVRDNGIGIKKEDQDRIFQLFHRLHTREEYPGTGIGLSLCQRIVVRHGGRIWVESESGSGATFYFTLPLPKESNHV; via the coding sequence ATGACTACAGCCAGCATTCAGAATACCGCACAGCTTCGACGAAGACTATTGGGGCTTTGTGTATTGCTCATCTGCGGAGTGGGGCTGGCGGCGGGACTGCTGGGGCTTTTGCCCCTGAATAACCGCTTGAGTGCGCAGGCGCTGAGTGAGTTGGAACATCAACTCGATCTGCAGCGGCTGATCGTTGAGGGGTACCATCAGCACCTTGTCGGATTGGGGTTACAGGTCGGCAGTCGGACACAGATCCGCAAAGCACTGATGCAGTACAACCAGGGTGAGATCGATTTGGACAAACTGGTTTCCTTCAGTACACCGAAATTGGCTGATGCCCTGAGACAGGCCCCGGAACTCCTGGGAATGGTGCGGCTTGATCGGCAGGGACGGCCCGTGATTCGTCTGGGTAAACCCCTTGAAGAGGGAATGTGGCCATCGGCAGGGAGTGACCCTCAACAGGTTGTTTCCGGACGTAGTGGCGTCGATGACCAGGGAACTAAATTTCTCGCACTGCGGATCCCTATCGTTGACGACAAGAAGCAGGTTCATGGAACGGATCTGTTTATGTGCAACCTTGCCAGCCTGCGGAAACGCCTTGCAGAGGTATCTGGACGTTTGGGCAGCAGTACCAGAATTTTAACCCGTAGTCCGGACGGCTGGCAGTCTCTTTTAATTCCTGCCGGTACGGAGGATGGGCTGGCTGCAGCGGTAGATGCCGGTACAGTCGCCGTGCCCAAGGCCGGGGAGGAACGATGTTCAAGTTGGTGGTCACGCGCCGATGGCAAGCAGGAATTCGTGGTGCTGGTATGTTTGATGCCTGCGGACTGGCTGCTGGCGGTCGGACAGGATAAAGAGACTCTCATGGGGGCAGCCAATCGTATTCTGATCTGGGTAGGCATTGCCTATGCCGCGCTTTTATTGCTGGGGATCTCCGGCGTGGTGTTGCTGTTACGCCCCCTTACAGGTCACCTGCTGGTACATCAGAAGGAGCTGGAGCGGCTGGTGGATGAGCAAGCCCATGCGCTGATGCAGTCCGACGAGAATTTACGGGAAAAGACATTGTTTCTCGACAATATAGTCAATACCATCCCGGACCTGATCTGGCTGAAGGACCCGGAGGGGGTCTATTTAACCTGCAACCCGGAGTTCGAGTTATTCTACGGCGCAGCTGAAAAGGATATTCTCGGCAAGACTGATTACGACTTCGTTTCCGGCGAGCTGGCAGCTTTCTTTCGAAAAAAAGATCAGGAAGCTATTACGGCGGGCCGGATCAGTATCAACGAGGAAGAGGTCGTCTACCGGTCCGATGGCCGTCACGTAACTCTGGAAACTCGTAAGGTGCCGGTTTTCGATGCCAATGGGAGTGTACTCGGTGTGCTTGGCATCGGTCGGAATATCACGGAGCGCAAGCGGATGGAAGCGCAATTGCTCTCCAGCGAAAACCGCTTGCGGGATATCCTGAACAGTACCAGCGACTGGATCTGGGAAGTTGATGCGAAAGGATGTTACACATTCTGTTCCGAAGGAATACAGAGGGTCTTGAAATACCGGCCCGAAGAGATGCTCGGACGCACACCGTTTGATCTGATGCCATCCGAAGAACAGGGGCGGGGCCGTACCGCGTTTCTGGAACTGGTTGAGCAAAAGGCGCCACTGGTAGACCTGGAAAACTGGAATGTAGCGAAAAACGGGCGGAGGGTTTGCCTCGTAACCAATGGTGTTCCCCTGCTCGATGACCAGGGCGACCTTCTCGGCTACCGGGGTGCAGACCGGGATATAACTGTCCAGAAGATGCTGCAAATCCAGGTGCAGGAGCGCACAGAGGAATTGGAACGCTCCAACCGTGAGCTGGAGCAATTTGCCTATGCCGCTTCCCATGATCTGCAGGAACCTCTGCGGATGGTGGCAAGCTATGTCAAGCTGCTGGCCCGGCGCTACAAGGGTAAGCTGGACGCCGATGCCGACGACTTTATCAATTACGCTGCAGACGGCGCCGAACGTATGCAGCGCATGATCAACGATCTGCTTGCCTATTCCCGCATCACCACCAAGGGGCAGGAGCCGGAACTGGTGGACAGCACCAATTGCCTCAAGACGGCACTGGCCAACCTGTCTTTGTCCATTGAAGAGGCGGGAGCCGATGTGACAAACAGCGACCTGCCCCAGGTGCTGGCTGACGAAAATCAGATTAACCAGCTCTTCCAGAATCTGGTGGGCAACGCTCTGAAATTCAGCAAGCCTGGAGAAATCCCCCGGATTCATGTTGACGCGATCCAACAGGACAAGGAACTGCTCTTTTCGGTGCGCGATAACGGCATCGGCATAAAAAAAGAGGATCAGGACCGGATTTTCCAACTCTTCCATCGGTTGCACACCAGGGAAGAGTACCCCGGAACCGGTATCGGCCTGTCACTCTGCCAGCGGATCGTGGTTCGTCACGGTGGCCGGATCTGGGTAGAATCGGAATCGGGGTCGGGCGCCACTTTTTATTTCACCCTGCCATTACCAAAGGAGAGTAACCATGTATGA
- a CDS encoding response regulator: MYEQKVPIEVLLVEDNPGDVRLTREALKEGKIDINLQVAQDGEEAMAYLRRQGRYAGTARPDLILLDLNMPKMGGREVLAEIKMDQDLKTIPVVVLTTSKAEEDILKTYELNANCFITKPVDFEQFIEIVKMIEQFWFTVVKLPGRKI, translated from the coding sequence ATGTATGAACAAAAAGTCCCCATCGAAGTCTTGCTGGTTGAAGACAACCCGGGTGATGTACGTCTGACCCGTGAGGCCCTCAAGGAGGGCAAGATCGACATCAATCTCCAGGTCGCGCAGGACGGCGAGGAAGCAATGGCCTATCTGCGCCGTCAGGGGCGGTATGCAGGGACGGCCCGGCCCGACTTGATTCTCCTCGATCTCAACATGCCGAAAATGGGTGGTCGCGAAGTCCTGGCGGAAATCAAAATGGATCAGGATCTCAAAACTATTCCGGTGGTTGTGCTGACAACCTCCAAGGCAGAGGAAGATATTCTGAAAACTTATGAACTCAACGCCAATTGTTTTATCACCAAACCCGTCGACTTCGAGCAGTTTATCGAAATTGTTAAGATGATCGAACAGTTCTGGTTTACCGTCGTTAAACTGCCGGGAAGGAAAATCTAA